One window of Nicotiana tomentosiformis chromosome 11, ASM39032v3, whole genome shotgun sequence genomic DNA carries:
- the LOC138901051 gene encoding uncharacterized protein, which produces MTGDVDDNVDLAVRTLSNAAGGPLMKKTPEEIVTILDELSQDTNQWPFESAERRRSTGVHQVDANTFVQGQGAPGFMNKPRQQFQPQQPNQPSLEDLMKAYIVKTDERFEVKWTTIRNLEKQVGQIKIILSKRVPGMLPANTERNLKEIVNVVTLKSGKVLKDLTPTQKDMIPEKEKGEQLKNKVDKKKKGQTKAEKFEKGEHDKSECMPTLPFPQKLYREMLDKQFERFLDVLKQVHVNLPFTEVISQMPAYAKFLKVILTKKRKIEETLVVKLKNHYSAILQNKLPQKYEDPWTFTIPCSLGSIKFDKSFCDSGTSVNLMPLSIYRKLEKGIREIRLTPISLQLEDQTTLIPEGIVEDVLVQVDKFVFPVDFIVVKIDENKEVPLILGRPFLVMGRAILNIQERKPMLRVGEDILTFKMDVEKGAQKEKPAASVEWKMKGSKEKAAASERDRCGVYPKKA; this is translated from the exons atgACTGGAGACGTTGATGACAATGTAGATTTGGCTGTAAG aacattgagcaatgcagctggaggcccgttgatgaagaagactccagaggagatagttacaattcttgatgagttgtctCAAGATACAAATCAGTGGCCCtttgagagtgctgaaagaagaagatcaactggtgttcaccaagttgatgctaatacatttgtgcag ggacaaggagctcctggttttaTGAATAAGCCGAGGcagcagtttcagcctcaacaaccCAATCAGCCTAGTCTAGAAGATTTAATGAAGGCCTACATTGTTAAAACTGATGAAAGATTTGAAGTGAAATGGACAACAATTCGAAATTTAGAGAAGCAAGTGGGAcagattaaaataatattatctaaGAGGGTTCCAGGAATGCTCCCTGCTAATACTGAGAGAAATCTCAAAGAAATAGTGAATGTTGTAACCTTGAAAAGTgggaaagtgttgaaagatctcACCCCGACCCAAAAAGATATGATACCTGAAAAAGAAAAAGGGGAGCAACTGAAAAataaagttgataagaagaagaagggCCAGACGAAAGCTGAGAAATTCGAGAAGGGGGAACATGATAAGAGCGAGTGTATGCCTACTTTACCCttccctcaaaagctatatagagaaatgctggacaagcagtttgagagatttctggatgtgctgaaacaggttcatgtaaatttaccattcacagaagtgatCTCACAAATGCcggcttatgccaaattcttgaaggtgatcctgacaaagaagaggaagatagaagaaaCCTTAGTGGTCAAGCTCAAAAATCATTACAGCGCGAttttgcaaaataaactcccacaaaagtatgAAGATCCATGGACTTTTaccataccttgctctttaggctctaTTAAGTTTGATAAGTCTTTCTGTGATTCTGGTACCTCAGTTAatctaatgcctctatctatttataggaaactggAAAAAGGGATTAGAGAGATAAGGTTgacaccaatatctttgcagctggaaGACCAGACAACTCTAATACCCGaagggatagtggaagatgtcttagttcaggtggataagttcgtatttcctgtagattttatagtggtgaagatagatgagaacaaggaggtccccctcatcctaggaagaccattcttagtaaTGGGAAGAGCTATCTTAAATATACAAGAAAGAAAAcccatgcttagagtgggtgaggataTTTTAACTTTCAAGATGGATGTTGAAAAGGGGGCACAAAAGGAAaaaccagctgcaagtgttgagtggaaaatGAAGGGttcaaaagagaaggctgcagCGAGTGAGAGAGATAGGTGTGGGGTTTACCCCAAGAAGGCTTAG